The Agromyces sp. LHK192 genome includes a window with the following:
- a CDS encoding FKBP-type peptidyl-prolyl cis-trans isomerase, protein MTDTNSKPEVDAPVGPAPVELVIEDIVVGDGAEATPGATVDVHYLGVEYDSGEEFDSSWSRGQSINFPLGALIAGWQEGIPGMKVGGRRKLTVPPEKAYGPAGGGHRLSGQTLIFVIDLLGVS, encoded by the coding sequence ATGACCGATACGAACAGCAAGCCCGAGGTCGACGCACCCGTCGGACCCGCTCCCGTCGAACTCGTCATCGAGGACATCGTCGTGGGCGACGGCGCCGAGGCGACGCCCGGTGCCACGGTCGACGTGCACTACCTCGGCGTCGAGTACGACTCCGGTGAGGAGTTCGACTCCTCGTGGAGCCGCGGCCAGTCCATCAACTTCCCGCTGGGGGCGCTCATCGCCGGCTGGCAGGAGGGCATCCCCGGCATGAAGGTCGGCGGGCGCCGCAAGCTCACCGTGCCGCCGGAGAAGGCGTACGGCCCTGCGGGTGGCGGGCACCGCCTCTCGGGCCAGACCCTGATCTTCGTGATCGACCTGCTCGGCGTCAGCTGA
- a CDS encoding alpha/beta fold hydrolase, translated as METIPTPPAPNGAGGLGPLRSVDTAELHIAYVDAGPVGGTTVLLLHGWPYDIRSFEDVVPRLADAGYRVLVPYLRGHGQTSFRDPDAMRNAQQSALAADAIAFLDALGVDRAIVAGFDWGARTADIVAALHPDRSIGLVSVSGYLIGSQAAGANPLPPDSELQWWYQFYFATERGRAGYDRFRRDFAKLIWRIASPQWAFDDATFEQSAVAFDNPDHVDIVIHNYRWRLGLAEGDPRYDETEARLAQAPTIPVPTITLEGDANGAPHPDAAAYAAKFTGRYEHRVITGGVGHNLPQEAPHAFAQAIIDVDRMSR; from the coding sequence ATGGAGACCATCCCGACCCCGCCGGCCCCGAACGGGGCCGGCGGCCTCGGCCCGCTCCGGTCGGTCGACACGGCTGAACTGCACATCGCGTATGTCGATGCGGGTCCGGTTGGCGGCACGACGGTGCTGCTCCTGCACGGCTGGCCGTACGACATCCGCAGCTTCGAGGATGTCGTCCCCAGGCTCGCGGATGCGGGGTATCGGGTGCTGGTACCGTACCTGCGCGGGCACGGGCAGACCTCGTTCCGCGACCCGGACGCCATGCGCAACGCCCAGCAGTCCGCCCTCGCGGCCGACGCGATCGCGTTCCTCGACGCGCTCGGCGTGGATCGCGCGATCGTCGCCGGGTTCGACTGGGGAGCGCGCACCGCCGACATCGTCGCCGCCCTGCACCCCGACCGCAGCATCGGGTTGGTGTCGGTCAGCGGGTACCTGATCGGCAGCCAGGCCGCCGGGGCGAATCCGTTGCCACCGGACTCGGAACTGCAGTGGTGGTACCAGTTCTACTTCGCGACCGAGCGGGGACGAGCGGGGTACGACCGGTTCCGGCGCGACTTCGCGAAGCTGATCTGGCGCATCGCTTCGCCGCAATGGGCGTTCGACGACGCGACATTCGAGCAGAGTGCCGTTGCGTTCGACAACCCCGACCACGTCGACATCGTGATCCACAACTACCGCTGGCGGCTCGGCCTTGCCGAGGGCGATCCACGGTACGACGAGACCGAGGCGCGGCTCGCGCAGGCGCCCACGATCCCGGTGCCGACCATCACGCTCGAGGGCGACGCGAACGGGGCGCCGCATCCGGATGCCGCCGCGTACGCGGCGAAGTTCACCGGCCGCTACGAGCACCGGGTCATCACCGGGGGAGTCGGCCACAACCTGCCCCAGGAGGCGCCGCACGCGTTCGCGCAGGCGATCATCGACGTCGACCGGATGAGCCGATGA
- a CDS encoding epoxide hydrolase family protein, with protein MTITEASTGIQTDLDESIRPFRVDITQADVDELLGRVRATRWPERETVDDASQGVQLDVVRELADRWANGYDWRNVESRLNAYPQFVTTIDGVDIHFIHVRSPHADALPMIVTHGWPGSVIEQMKIIGPLTDPTAHGGEASDAFHLVIPSLPGHGFSGKPDTVGWDPIRIAKAWIELMRRLGYDRYVAQGGDWGNAVTEQMALLEPDGLIGIHTNMAATVPDDIQTALANGESAPEDLTAEERGAWDQLATFYAHGLAYAQEMGNRPQTLYGLADSPIGLAAWMLDHDARSYDLIARVFAGASEGLTTDDILDNVSLYWFTNTAVSSARLYWESKLAFFAPKGVRIPVAVSAFPDEIYAAPRTWAAQAYPNLIHFNRLDRGGHFAAWEQPELFSQEMRAAFRSLR; from the coding sequence ATGACCATCACCGAGGCATCGACCGGGATCCAAACGGATCTCGACGAGTCGATCCGCCCGTTCCGCGTCGACATCACGCAGGCCGACGTCGACGAGCTGCTGGGTCGCGTGCGAGCCACGCGCTGGCCCGAGCGCGAGACCGTGGACGACGCGTCGCAGGGGGTCCAGCTCGACGTCGTGCGCGAACTGGCCGACCGCTGGGCGAACGGCTACGACTGGCGCAACGTCGAGTCGCGGCTCAACGCCTACCCCCAGTTCGTCACGACGATCGACGGGGTCGACATCCACTTCATCCACGTCCGCTCACCGCACGCCGATGCCCTGCCCATGATCGTCACGCACGGGTGGCCGGGCTCGGTCATCGAGCAGATGAAGATCATCGGGCCGCTGACCGATCCGACGGCGCACGGGGGCGAGGCATCCGACGCCTTCCACCTCGTCATCCCGTCGCTTCCCGGGCACGGATTCTCGGGGAAGCCCGACACCGTCGGCTGGGACCCGATCCGGATCGCGAAGGCGTGGATCGAGCTCATGCGCCGACTCGGCTACGACCGGTACGTCGCCCAGGGCGGCGACTGGGGCAATGCGGTGACCGAGCAGATGGCGCTGCTGGAGCCGGACGGGCTGATCGGCATCCACACCAACATGGCCGCCACCGTCCCCGACGACATCCAGACCGCCCTGGCGAACGGCGAGTCCGCGCCTGAGGATCTGACGGCCGAGGAGCGTGGAGCGTGGGACCAGCTCGCGACCTTCTACGCGCACGGACTCGCGTACGCGCAGGAGATGGGCAACCGGCCGCAGACCCTCTACGGACTGGCCGATTCGCCGATCGGACTGGCCGCGTGGATGCTCGACCACGACGCGCGCAGCTACGACCTGATCGCGCGGGTGTTCGCCGGAGCATCGGAAGGGCTCACGACCGACGACATCCTCGACAACGTCTCGCTGTACTGGTTCACGAACACCGCGGTGTCGTCGGCCAGGCTCTACTGGGAGTCGAAGCTCGCCTTCTTCGCGCCGAAGGGCGTGCGGATCCCGGTCGCGGTCAGCGCGTTCCCGGACGAGATCTACGCGGCGCCGCGCACGTGGGCGGCGCAGGCGTACCCGAACCTGATCCACTTCAACCGCCTCGACCGCGGCGGGCACTTCGCCGCCTGGGAGCAGCCCGAGCTGTTCTCCCAGGAGATGCGGGCCGCCTTCCGGTCGCTGCGATGA
- a CDS encoding helix-turn-helix domain-containing protein, with product MQPAFDPDALTADAHAIRDRLLIAQADAIATGSVPPTLRPVVRASWERAIRGAIDPDRALPSLDADEDEFERYRSSHALAGVLPVIRRLLVEDDAGLIVAVGDATGRLLWVEGDRGLRRRAEDMLFVPGADWSEARVGTSAPGTALELDRPVQIRGAEHFNRIVHPWSCTAAPVHDPETGRVLGVIDITGTEHAVAPHTLSLVTATVAAVEAELRVAGLQREIRSTVRRSRAGASGGSAAPARSPLGSASAPESLRLRVLGEGRPALGGSELSGRHAEILTLLAWHPRGLGAERLADLVYGGEASAVTLRAEMVRLRRALEAVGEPPIGSRPYRLGRPLDLDAAEVVRLLGRGAHRRALAAYGGPLLPASTAPGIVELRDEIAGRVRESMLSDASVDVLLAYAERDEAVLDAEVWRAALALLAPRSPKRAAVVAHLDRIDRAIG from the coding sequence ATGCAACCGGCGTTCGATCCCGACGCGCTCACGGCGGACGCGCACGCCATACGCGATCGCCTGCTGATTGCGCAGGCCGACGCGATCGCCACCGGGAGCGTGCCGCCCACGCTCAGGCCGGTCGTCCGCGCGTCATGGGAACGTGCGATCCGCGGGGCCATCGACCCGGACCGTGCCCTGCCGAGCCTCGACGCCGACGAGGACGAGTTCGAACGCTACCGGTCGTCGCACGCGCTCGCCGGCGTGCTGCCGGTCATCCGCCGGCTCCTGGTCGAGGACGACGCCGGGCTCATCGTCGCCGTCGGCGATGCGACCGGCCGGCTGCTCTGGGTCGAGGGCGACCGAGGCCTGCGCCGGCGCGCGGAGGACATGCTCTTCGTCCCAGGCGCCGACTGGTCGGAGGCGCGCGTGGGCACGAGCGCGCCCGGCACGGCGCTCGAGCTCGACCGCCCGGTGCAGATCCGCGGCGCCGAGCACTTCAACCGGATCGTCCATCCGTGGAGCTGCACGGCGGCCCCCGTCCACGACCCCGAGACCGGACGGGTCCTCGGCGTGATCGACATCACCGGCACCGAGCACGCCGTCGCGCCGCACACGCTCTCGCTGGTCACGGCCACGGTGGCGGCCGTCGAGGCGGAACTCCGAGTGGCCGGCCTCCAGCGCGAGATCAGGTCGACGGTCCGACGATCGCGGGCGGGCGCGTCGGGCGGCTCCGCGGCCCCGGCTCGATCGCCGCTCGGTTCCGCTTCCGCTCCCGAATCCCTGCGCCTCCGCGTGCTCGGCGAGGGGCGTCCCGCGCTCGGCGGCTCGGAGCTCAGCGGCCGTCACGCGGAGATCCTCACGCTGCTCGCCTGGCATCCCCGAGGACTCGGCGCCGAACGACTCGCCGACCTCGTGTACGGCGGCGAGGCGTCCGCGGTCACCCTGCGCGCCGAGATGGTTCGCCTGCGCCGCGCGCTCGAAGCCGTCGGCGAGCCGCCGATCGGATCCCGCCCGTACCGGCTCGGCCGGCCGCTCGACCTCGACGCGGCCGAGGTCGTGCGGCTCCTCGGCCGCGGCGCCCATCGTCGGGCCCTGGCCGCCTACGGCGGCCCGCTGCTGCCTGCCTCGACCGCCCCGGGCATCGTGGAGCTGCGTGACGAGATCGCCGGCCGGGTGCGCGAGTCGATGCTGTCGGATGCCTCGGTCGACGTCCTGCTCGCCTACGCCGAGCGCGACGAGGCCGTGCTCGACGCCGAGGTGTGGCGGGCGGCGCTCGCACTGCTCGCGCCGAGGTCGCCCAAGCGCGCCGCGGTCGTCGCCCACCTGGATCGCATCGACCGCGCGATCGGCTGA
- a CDS encoding FAD-binding oxidoreductase: protein MPDRTESLLARLVDELGDAVSTEAAVLQAVREDRSGLISPATPVAVVHAASVADVQATMRIATATGTPVVPRGAGTGLAGGAVASDGAIVLDVSRMNRILEIDEQNELAVVEPGVINGDLNDALAPLGLWFAPDPASRAISSIGGNIATNAGGLLCAKYGVTREAVLGLAVVLADGRLIRTGHRTVKGVTGYDLTALMTGSEGTLGVIVEATVRVQPVPLGEPVTVAAVFADVTAAAEASAAVTAARIRPAILELLDAVGLARVAEHLGAAQLAGTPLERLAPGEAFLLAQTDGSGAADEAAAISAILASAGGRVTRSTDAATGERLLEIRRAMHPALAARGRVLIEDVAVPRSKLPEMFRAIAEIGARHGVEIPVICHAGDGNLHPNFVFDEPAPGEPEVPEHIWAAADELFRAGVALGGTLTGEHGVGVLKRRWLRDELGDDQWELQRAIKAVFDPAGILNPASMFEPAPGAGR, encoded by the coding sequence ATGCCCGATCGCACCGAATCCCTCCTCGCCAGGCTCGTCGACGAGTTGGGTGATGCCGTCTCGACCGAGGCCGCCGTGCTCCAGGCGGTCCGCGAGGACCGTTCGGGGCTCATCAGCCCGGCGACGCCCGTCGCGGTCGTGCACGCGGCATCCGTCGCCGACGTGCAGGCGACCATGCGCATCGCGACCGCGACCGGCACGCCGGTGGTGCCGCGCGGCGCCGGCACCGGACTCGCCGGCGGAGCCGTGGCGAGCGACGGGGCGATCGTGCTCGACGTGTCGCGCATGAACCGCATCCTCGAGATCGACGAGCAGAACGAGCTCGCCGTCGTCGAACCGGGCGTCATCAACGGCGACCTCAACGACGCGCTCGCCCCGCTCGGACTGTGGTTCGCGCCCGACCCCGCCAGCCGGGCGATCTCGTCGATCGGCGGCAACATCGCGACGAACGCCGGCGGGCTGCTCTGTGCGAAGTACGGCGTGACCCGCGAGGCGGTGCTCGGCCTCGCGGTCGTGCTCGCCGACGGCCGCCTCATCCGCACCGGCCACCGCACGGTCAAGGGGGTCACCGGCTACGACCTCACCGCACTCATGACGGGCTCCGAGGGCACCCTCGGCGTGATCGTCGAGGCGACCGTGCGTGTGCAGCCGGTGCCGCTCGGCGAGCCGGTCACCGTCGCGGCCGTGTTCGCCGACGTGACCGCGGCCGCCGAGGCATCCGCCGCCGTGACGGCCGCGCGCATCCGCCCGGCCATCCTCGAACTCCTCGACGCCGTCGGGCTCGCGCGCGTCGCCGAGCACCTCGGCGCGGCGCAGCTCGCGGGCACCCCGCTCGAGCGGCTCGCCCCCGGCGAGGCGTTCCTCCTCGCGCAGACCGACGGGTCGGGCGCGGCCGACGAGGCGGCGGCGATCAGCGCGATCCTCGCATCCGCGGGCGGTCGGGTCACGAGGTCGACGGATGCCGCGACCGGCGAACGGCTGCTCGAGATCCGCCGCGCGATGCATCCGGCCCTCGCCGCACGAGGACGCGTGCTGATCGAGGACGTCGCGGTCCCGCGGTCGAAGCTGCCCGAGATGTTCCGTGCGATCGCCGAGATCGGCGCCCGCCACGGCGTCGAGATCCCCGTGATCTGCCACGCCGGCGACGGCAACCTGCACCCGAACTTCGTGTTCGACGAGCCGGCGCCCGGCGAACCGGAGGTGCCCGAGCACATCTGGGCCGCCGCCGACGAGCTGTTCCGCGCGGGCGTCGCCCTCGGCGGCACGTTGACCGGCGAGCACGGCGTCGGCGTGCTCAAGCGCCGATGGCTGCGCGACGAACTCGGCGACGACCAGTGGGAGCTCCAGCGCGCGATCAAGGCCGTGTTCGACCCGGCCGGCATCCTGAACCCGGCATCCATGTTCGAACCGGCGCCGGGCGCCGGCCGCTAG
- a CDS encoding aldehyde dehydrogenase family protein, with protein MTVYAAPGTAGALIEFKPRYEHFIGGEWVKPKEGAYFENISPVNGKPFTEVARGTAADIEAALDAAHKAAPAWGRTSTTERARVLNAIADRIDQNLELLAVAETWDNGKSIREPLNADLPLASDHFRYFASLIRAQEGSFTQLDNDTVAYHFHEPLGVVGQIIPWNFPLLMAVWKLAPALAAGNAVVLKPAEQTPTSILVLIELIADLLPPGVVNVVNGFGVEAGKPLASSNRIRKIAFTGETTTGRLILQYASANIIPTTVELGGKSPNIVFESVADRRDTFYDKALEGFSLFAFNQGEVCTCPSRSLIQKSIYDSFLDDAIERTKLARQGNPLDTETQVGAQASNDQLEKILSYIDIGRQEGAKLLLGGERVDLGGDLSDGYYVAPTIFEGQNRMRLFQEEIFGPVVAVTSFEDYDDAIAIANDTLYGLGAGVWSRNGNEAYRAGRDIQAGRVWVNNYHAYPAGAAFGGYKSSGIGRENNKAALDHYQQTKNLLVSYSENPLGFF; from the coding sequence ATGACCGTGTACGCCGCGCCAGGCACCGCCGGCGCTCTCATCGAGTTCAAGCCCAGGTACGAGCACTTCATCGGCGGCGAGTGGGTGAAGCCCAAGGAGGGCGCCTACTTCGAGAACATCTCCCCGGTGAACGGCAAGCCGTTCACCGAGGTGGCCAGGGGGACCGCGGCCGACATCGAAGCCGCGCTCGACGCCGCGCACAAGGCCGCGCCGGCGTGGGGGCGCACGTCCACGACGGAGCGCGCCCGGGTCCTCAATGCGATCGCCGACCGCATCGACCAGAACCTCGAGCTCCTCGCGGTCGCGGAGACCTGGGACAACGGCAAGTCGATCCGGGAGCCGCTGAACGCCGACCTCCCGCTCGCGAGCGACCACTTCCGGTACTTCGCGAGCCTGATCCGTGCGCAGGAGGGCAGCTTCACGCAGCTCGACAACGACACGGTCGCGTACCACTTCCACGAGCCGCTCGGCGTGGTCGGCCAGATCATCCCGTGGAACTTCCCGCTGCTCATGGCCGTCTGGAAGCTCGCGCCCGCGCTCGCCGCGGGCAACGCGGTCGTGCTCAAGCCCGCCGAGCAGACGCCGACCTCGATCCTCGTCCTGATCGAGCTCATCGCCGACCTGCTCCCTCCGGGGGTCGTGAACGTCGTCAACGGGTTCGGCGTCGAGGCCGGCAAGCCGCTCGCCTCCTCGAACCGCATCCGCAAGATCGCGTTCACCGGAGAGACGACGACGGGCCGGCTGATCCTGCAGTACGCGTCGGCGAACATCATCCCGACCACGGTCGAGCTCGGCGGGAAGAGCCCCAATATCGTCTTCGAGTCGGTCGCCGACCGCCGCGACACGTTCTACGACAAGGCGCTCGAGGGCTTCAGCCTGTTCGCGTTCAACCAGGGCGAGGTGTGCACCTGCCCGAGCCGCTCGCTCATCCAGAAGTCCATCTACGACTCGTTCCTCGACGACGCGATCGAGCGCACCAAGCTCGCGCGGCAGGGCAACCCGCTCGACACCGAGACGCAGGTGGGCGCGCAGGCGTCGAACGACCAGCTCGAGAAGATCCTCAGCTACATCGACATCGGCAGGCAGGAGGGCGCGAAGCTGCTGCTCGGCGGTGAACGCGTCGACCTCGGCGGCGACCTGTCCGACGGCTACTACGTCGCGCCGACGATCTTCGAGGGCCAGAACCGGATGCGCCTGTTCCAGGAGGAGATCTTCGGCCCGGTCGTCGCCGTGACCAGCTTCGAGGACTACGACGACGCGATCGCGATCGCCAACGACACGCTCTACGGCCTCGGCGCCGGCGTGTGGAGCCGCAACGGCAACGAGGCGTACCGGGCGGGCCGCGACATCCAGGCCGGTCGGGTCTGGGTGAACAACTACCACGCCTATCCGGCCGGAGCCGCCTTCGGCGGGTACAAGTCGAGCGGCATCGGGCGCGAGAACAACAAGGCCGCGCTCGACCACTACCAGCAGACCAAGAACCTGCTGGTCAGCTACAGCGAGAACCCGCTCGGGTTCTTCTGA
- a CDS encoding helix-turn-helix transcriptional regulator: protein MRDLGALLALPSLWIDHEPSEIASGLLGVLVGMLGLHDAYARFQGDDGDAVEAWRPPGPAPAAIVRSTMDEVDAAPGLIARDAATPAGALRVARLSLALPWERGSVVVTSADADFPSPTEAHLLRVAVGQAAIAIHTARRLARERERAVVAEAELQRRERQLAELVAGLGPALEAIGGSAQQAVRLIGGLGLGDSDRHDASAPDIGGQRGTDPASDLRGTAHRSAGASDRSVEAPDLSVEAPDLSRREFEVLGLLAQGLSNREIAGLMWLSDRTVERHITSLYRKIGVARRSEATAFALRHGLR from the coding sequence ATGCGCGATCTCGGCGCGCTGCTCGCGTTGCCCTCGCTCTGGATCGACCACGAACCCTCCGAGATCGCCTCGGGCCTGTTGGGCGTCCTCGTCGGCATGCTCGGGCTCCACGATGCGTACGCCCGGTTCCAGGGCGACGACGGCGACGCGGTCGAGGCGTGGCGGCCGCCGGGTCCCGCCCCCGCCGCAATCGTCCGATCCACGATGGACGAAGTCGACGCTGCACCCGGCCTGATCGCCCGCGATGCGGCGACTCCGGCAGGAGCGCTGCGCGTCGCACGGCTCTCGCTCGCGCTGCCCTGGGAGCGAGGCTCCGTGGTCGTCACCTCCGCGGATGCGGACTTCCCGTCGCCGACCGAGGCGCACCTGCTCCGTGTCGCCGTGGGTCAGGCGGCGATCGCCATCCACACGGCTCGGCGGCTCGCCCGCGAGCGCGAACGGGCCGTCGTCGCAGAGGCCGAACTGCAGCGGCGCGAGCGGCAGCTCGCCGAACTCGTGGCGGGACTCGGCCCTGCGCTCGAGGCGATCGGGGGCTCGGCGCAGCAGGCCGTGCGGCTGATCGGCGGCCTCGGGCTCGGTGATTCAGATCGCCACGACGCGAGCGCCCCCGACATCGGAGGCCAGCGCGGCACCGACCCCGCCTCGGACCTGCGCGGTACCGCCCACCGCTCGGCGGGCGCGTCCGACCGCTCGGTGGAGGCGCCCGACCTCTCGGTGGAAGCGCCCGACCTCTCGCGGCGAGAGTTCGAAGTGCTCGGTCTGCTCGCCCAGGGCCTCAGCAATCGCGAGATCGCCGGGCTGATGTGGCTCAGCGATCGCACGGTCGAGCGGCACATCACCAGCCTGTACCGGAAGATCGGCGTCGCGCGGCGCAGCGAGGCGACTGCATTCGCCCTTCGCCACGGTCTGCGATAG
- a CDS encoding DUF779 domain-containing protein, with product MSIESLGSDGRGRVIASITVAGDTSPRVELTPAAAALLDRLWAKHGPLMFHQSGGCCDGSSPMCYPAGDFITSEADVLLGELELDPEPDGTPRIVPFWMSAEQFAYWRHTYLAVDVVPGRGSGFSVEAPEGVRFLIRSSLMPGEPAAG from the coding sequence ATGAGCATCGAGTCGCTGGGGAGCGACGGACGAGGGCGCGTGATCGCCTCGATCACGGTGGCGGGGGACACGTCGCCGCGGGTGGAACTGACACCCGCGGCGGCGGCCCTGCTCGACCGATTGTGGGCGAAGCACGGGCCGCTCATGTTCCACCAGTCCGGCGGGTGCTGCGACGGCTCGAGTCCGATGTGCTATCCGGCGGGCGACTTCATCACGAGCGAGGCCGACGTGCTCCTCGGCGAACTCGAGCTCGACCCCGAGCCCGACGGGACGCCCCGCATCGTGCCGTTCTGGATGTCGGCCGAGCAGTTCGCCTACTGGCGGCACACCTACCTCGCGGTGGACGTCGTGCCCGGACGCGGAAGCGGCTTCTCGGTCGAGGCGCCGGAGGGGGTGCGCTTCCTGATCCGCTCGAGCCTCATGCCCGGGGAGCCTGCCGCCGGTTGA
- a CDS encoding MEDS domain-containing protein has product MTDDVSGTDPVMFAGGRLDRYRHVCAFLDGPVADDLVFDPFIRETIDGGDRLLCIVAPADSAAPVNRLRHLGYDAGTLLVDHRCEVRTWTETYLSGGAFEEATMLELLDRMLVRRPSPRTRMVCDMGWAADRPEIAEDLIDFEAKANFIHAEHPHVVICCYDTSRFDGSFVIDILRTHPMVLVGGMLQENPFFVPPADFLAGRSARRAG; this is encoded by the coding sequence ATGACCGACGACGTTTCCGGCACGGATCCGGTGATGTTCGCCGGCGGGCGGCTCGACCGCTACCGGCACGTCTGCGCCTTCCTCGACGGCCCGGTCGCCGACGACCTCGTCTTCGACCCGTTCATCCGCGAGACGATCGACGGCGGCGACCGGCTCCTGTGCATCGTCGCCCCGGCCGACTCGGCTGCACCCGTGAACCGGTTGCGGCATCTCGGCTATGACGCCGGCACCCTCCTCGTCGACCACCGGTGCGAGGTACGCACGTGGACCGAGACCTATCTCAGCGGCGGCGCATTCGAAGAGGCCACGATGCTCGAGCTCCTCGACCGGATGCTGGTACGCCGGCCGTCGCCCCGGACGCGGATGGTCTGCGACATGGGGTGGGCCGCGGATCGGCCGGAGATCGCGGAGGATCTCATCGATTTCGAGGCGAAGGCGAACTTCATCCACGCGGAGCATCCGCACGTCGTCATCTGCTGCTACGACACCAGCCGCTTCGACGGGTCGTTCGTCATCGACATCCTCCGCACCCATCCCATGGTGCTCGTCGGCGGGATGCTGCAGGAGAATCCATTCTTCGTGCCGCCGGCCGATTTCCTCGCCGGTCGATCCGCCCGCCGCGCAGGCTGA
- a CDS encoding PrsW family intramembrane metalloprotease: protein MTHPYAPHPQHNPGPNPTPSPWVARTPKPRSGGLVFGIIGLVVGGVVGLLVLAYLIAGLGVPTFAVGTLLALLPLTVVLLAIRWVDRWEPEPRWALWFALIWGAAVSVAIALIVDLGVQLAAAYSMPGGTPDLWAQTVVQAPLVEETAKGLGVLLVFLFSRTHFDGPVDGLVYGATVAAGFAFTENILYFGGALAEGGAEQLGATFVVRAIFSPFAHVLFTACTGLALGIAARRGGGAAVIGWFLLGLACAVALHALWNGSLGFGADAIGLYVTVQVPLFAGAIVATVLLRRREVAITRARLAEYAAAGWFAPAEVDMLASPAGRRAAIRWAEQRRPARTATMRRLISDATHLAFDRQAVLTGRGDVRRVHDEGALLTRITADRAALMSG from the coding sequence GTGACCCATCCGTACGCGCCGCACCCGCAGCACAACCCCGGCCCGAATCCGACGCCCTCGCCGTGGGTCGCACGCACCCCGAAGCCGAGGTCGGGCGGCCTCGTCTTCGGCATCATCGGGCTCGTGGTCGGCGGGGTCGTGGGCCTGCTCGTGCTCGCGTACCTCATCGCGGGCCTCGGCGTGCCGACGTTCGCCGTCGGCACCCTGCTCGCGCTCCTGCCCCTCACCGTGGTGCTCCTCGCGATCCGGTGGGTCGACCGCTGGGAGCCGGAGCCGCGGTGGGCGCTCTGGTTCGCGCTCATCTGGGGTGCCGCGGTCTCGGTCGCCATCGCCCTCATCGTCGACCTGGGCGTGCAGCTGGCCGCGGCGTATTCGATGCCCGGCGGCACCCCCGACCTCTGGGCGCAGACCGTCGTGCAGGCACCGCTCGTCGAGGAGACCGCGAAGGGGCTCGGCGTGCTCCTCGTGTTCCTGTTCTCCCGCACCCACTTCGACGGGCCGGTCGACGGGCTCGTCTACGGCGCCACTGTCGCCGCGGGATTCGCGTTCACCGAGAACATCCTCTACTTCGGCGGTGCGCTCGCCGAGGGCGGTGCCGAGCAACTGGGCGCCACGTTCGTCGTGCGCGCGATCTTCTCGCCGTTCGCCCACGTGCTGTTCACGGCGTGCACGGGCCTCGCGCTCGGCATCGCCGCACGGCGCGGCGGGGGAGCGGCGGTGATCGGGTGGTTCCTCCTGGGCCTCGCCTGCGCGGTCGCGCTCCACGCACTGTGGAACGGGTCGCTCGGCTTCGGGGCCGACGCGATCGGGCTCTACGTGACCGTGCAGGTCCCGCTCTTCGCCGGTGCGATCGTCGCGACCGTGCTCCTGCGCCGGCGCGAGGTCGCGATCACGCGCGCCAGGCTCGCCGAGTATGCCGCGGCGGGCTGGTTCGCACCCGCCGAGGTCGACATGCTCGCCTCGCCGGCCGGTCGCCGCGCTGCGATCCGATGGGCCGAGCAGCGCAGACCCGCACGCACCGCGACCATGCGCCGCCTCATCAGCGACGCCACGCACCTCGCGTTCGACCGGCAGGCGGTGCTCACCGGGCGCGGCGACGTCCGCCGCGTGCACGACGAGGGCGCGCTGCTCACCCGGATCACCGCCGACCGAGCGGCGTTGATGTCGGGCTGA